CTTTGACGCGCTGCTGGCCGAACGGCTGCAGCCGGAGACCCATGTGCTGGAAGCAGGCTGCGGTCATGGTCCCGACGCCCTGCGCTTTGGCGGCCAGTGTGCCCGCTGGGCAGCTTACGACTGGCTGCCGGAATTGCTGGACCTGGCCCGTGCCAATGCCCCACATGCTGAATTCTCCCTGTGGGATGGCAAGGGCGAAATACCCTCAGAGCTACTTGGCCCCTTTGACCTGATCGTTTCGCGCCGGGGGCCAACCTCGGTGATTGACCACCTGAATGTCGTGTCCGCGCCAGACGCCCGTTTTCTGTATGTGGGGCCACGTCTGGACGTCCCGCGTGTGCCCGAGCGGCTGGCGGCGGTGGGTTGGGCTGTGCTGAGTGAGTGGCGCGTATCTGTCCGGGCATGGAGCCCGTCGTGGGACGACTGGCAGACCCGCTGCGAATTCATGGGCGAGACCGCCAACCGGGAAGACTGGGACGCGCACGTCGGGGCACGGGGCCGGGCCTATCAGGAAGAACGCTACGTGGTTCTGGCAGGACGGGACTGATGGTCGGGCGAC
This sequence is a window from Deinococcus humi. Protein-coding genes within it:
- a CDS encoding class I SAM-dependent methyltransferase; the encoded protein is MADRPHSRAWYARLAHELGGYCHPWARVLDGPDPELTFDALLAERLQPETHVLEAGCGHGPDALRFGGQCARWAAYDWLPELLDLARANAPHAEFSLWDGKGEIPSELLGPFDLIVSRRGPTSVIDHLNVVSAPDARFLYVGPRLDVPRVPERLAAVGWAVLSEWRVSVRAWSPSWDDWQTRCEFMGETANREDWDAHVGARGRAYQEERYVVLAGRD